A DNA window from Bacteroides cellulosilyticus contains the following coding sequences:
- a CDS encoding DUF4157 domain-containing protein yields the protein MEAEKVHQEKVARTIQQKQDGGGALQFVDNRMVNTLLQRVGLEDEEGFQMKTAQLQSDEEEDTLQGKFEPTVQRAEDDEEGLQMKADTVFQQKPNNTGLPDNLKAGVESLSGFSMDDVKVHYNSSQPATVQALAYTQGTDIHVAPGQERHLPHEAWHVAQQLAGRVEPTTEVGGMPVNDNIGLEHEADVMGARANSL from the coding sequence ATGGAAGCAGAGAAAGTACATCAGGAAAAAGTAGCACGTACCATACAGCAAAAGCAGGATGGCGGCGGTGCATTACAATTTGTTGATAACCGTATGGTGAACACGCTTTTGCAACGTGTTGGCTTAGAGGATGAAGAAGGATTTCAGATGAAAACTGCCCAGTTACAGTCTGATGAGGAAGAAGATACCTTGCAGGGTAAATTTGAACCTACTGTTCAGCGTGCGGAAGACGATGAAGAGGGCTTGCAAATGAAAGCGGATACTGTATTCCAACAGAAACCGAATAATACCGGTCTGCCTGATAATCTGAAAGCTGGGGTCGAAAGTCTTTCGGGGTTTTCAATGGATGATGTAAAGGTACATTATAATTCTTCACAGCCTGCCACTGTCCAGGCACTAGCTTATACGCAAGGAACGGACATCCATGTGGCACCCGGCCAAGAGAGGCATCTGCCCCATGAGGCATGGCATGTAGCCCAACAGCTGGCAGGACGTGTTGAACCTACTACGGAAGTGGGTGGTATGCCGGTCAACGACAATATAGGTTTGGAACATGAGGCAGACGTAATGGGTGCCAGAGCGAATAGCTTGTAA
- a CDS encoding ATP-binding protein — protein MNEFIGWFNQVLTISIQLYFQQECEYSSLEEVKPPVNGWLEKVTGIPDLTFDERMVVMLALMPHVCPQILDIFFVQNKNFDRQYTEFGGWKGLSHGGFLPTGETASFILAGEDTEKRKGVIRFFQKDHWFYTKNILRLEGAGESEPFLSGQLRVSEEFLSRVLLDKEYKPDYNIGFPAKRITTQLEWEDMVLDYQVATELEEINVWISSGKTVMEDWGLSRILKAGYRSLFYGPPGTGKTLAATLLGKKNEMDVYRIDLSMIVSKYIGETEKNLAKVFDLAENRNWILFFDEADALFGKRTSTNTSNDRHANQEVAYLLQRIEDFPGMVILATNLRSNIDEAFSRRFQSVIYFPMPTEEQRAELWRNMLPRKWLGKDAEELITMAAEMELSGGSITNVVRRCALRMIQSKKKLLDKVMLKEALQKEKIKC, from the coding sequence ATGAATGAATTTATCGGATGGTTCAATCAAGTTCTGACTATTTCTATCCAGCTTTATTTCCAACAGGAGTGTGAATACTCCTCGCTGGAAGAAGTAAAACCACCTGTAAACGGATGGTTGGAAAAGGTGACTGGCATTCCTGACTTGACATTTGACGAACGGATGGTGGTCATGTTGGCGTTGATGCCGCATGTCTGTCCGCAGATACTGGACATCTTTTTTGTACAAAACAAGAACTTCGACCGACAATATACGGAATTCGGCGGTTGGAAAGGCTTGTCACATGGAGGTTTTCTGCCAACTGGTGAGACTGCCTCTTTTATCCTTGCCGGAGAAGATACGGAAAAACGGAAAGGGGTGATCCGGTTCTTCCAAAAGGATCACTGGTTCTACACAAAGAATATCCTCCGTCTGGAAGGTGCCGGAGAAAGTGAACCCTTTCTCAGTGGGCAATTGCGTGTATCGGAAGAATTCCTAAGCCGTGTCTTGCTGGACAAGGAATATAAACCTGATTATAACATCGGCTTTCCCGCCAAACGCATTACCACTCAGCTGGAATGGGAAGATATGGTACTGGATTATCAGGTAGCTACCGAATTGGAAGAAATCAATGTATGGATTTCCTCCGGTAAGACTGTCATGGAGGATTGGGGACTGTCCCGTATTCTGAAAGCTGGATACCGTTCGCTGTTTTATGGGCCTCCGGGTACGGGAAAAACATTGGCTGCGACTCTTTTGGGCAAGAAGAACGAGATGGACGTGTACCGGATAGACTTGTCCATGATTGTATCCAAGTATATCGGCGAAACGGAAAAGAACTTGGCAAAGGTATTCGACCTTGCCGAGAACCGGAACTGGATTCTGTTTTTTGATGAAGCGGATGCTTTGTTTGGCAAGCGTACATCCACCAATACATCCAATGACCGGCATGCTAACCAGGAAGTGGCTTACCTGCTGCAACGGATTGAGGATTTTCCCGGCATGGTCATTCTGGCTACAAATCTACGCTCGAATATAGATGAGGCATTCTCCCGCCGTTTCCAGTCGGTGATTTATTTTCCGATGCCGACGGAGGAACAACGGGCTGAGTTATGGCGGAATATGCTTCCAAGGAAATGGTTGGGAAAGGATGCAGAAGAGTTGATAACTATGGCAGCGGAAATGGAGCTTTCCGGTGGGTCTATTACGAATGTGGTGAGGCGGTGTGCATTACGTATGATCCAATCAAAGAAGAAACTGCTGGATAAAGTAATGTTGAAAGAGGCATTGCAGAAAGAAAAAATAAAATGTTGA
- a CDS encoding aminoacyl-histidine dipeptidase, with translation MSTILQLAPQNVWKHFYSLTQIPRPSGHMEKITEFLVNFGKGLGLESFVDEIGNVIIRKAATPGMENRKGVILQAHMDMVPQKNNDTVHDFTKDPIETYIDGDWVKAKGTTLGADNGLGVAAIMAVLEDNGLKHGPLEALITKDEETGMYGAFGLKPGTLKGEILLNLDSEDEGELYIGCAGGIDLTATLEYKEEAPAADSVARKITLKGLRGGHSGLEINQGRGNANKLLARVAHDVLIEFDSQLASFEGGNMRNAIPREACAVLVFNPEDTEGLEEYIKEYEAQINAEYAPIESGITLTIEPVELPAAIVPAEIQDNMINVLMACQDGVMRMIPTVPDTVETSSNLAIVIIGGGKAEVRILARSSCDTMKEFLADSLTACFAMAGMKVELSGGYSGWQPNVDSPILHAMKLSYKQQFGVEPAVKVIHAGLECGIIGANCPGLDMISFGPTLRSPHSPDERALIPTVSKFYDFLVATLEQTPEK, from the coding sequence ATGAGTACAATTTTGCAATTAGCTCCACAGAATGTGTGGAAGCATTTTTATTCGCTGACTCAAATTCCCCGTCCGTCCGGACATATGGAGAAAATAACAGAGTTCCTTGTAAACTTTGGAAAAGGCTTGGGCTTGGAATCATTTGTCGATGAAATAGGCAATGTTATCATTCGTAAGGCAGCTACTCCGGGTATGGAAAACCGCAAAGGCGTCATTCTTCAGGCACACATGGATATGGTGCCTCAGAAGAACAATGATACTGTTCACGATTTTACAAAAGATCCTATTGAAACCTATATCGATGGCGATTGGGTAAAAGCTAAAGGTACAACTCTGGGAGCTGATAATGGTCTGGGTGTTGCTGCTATCATGGCAGTGCTGGAAGATAATGGCTTGAAGCACGGTCCGCTGGAGGCTTTGATTACGAAGGATGAAGAAACAGGTATGTATGGTGCTTTCGGTTTGAAACCGGGGACACTGAAGGGGGAAATTTTGCTGAATCTTGACTCGGAAGATGAAGGCGAACTTTATATCGGTTGTGCCGGAGGTATTGACCTGACGGCTACACTGGAATATAAGGAAGAAGCGCCCGCTGCTGATTCTGTGGCCCGTAAGATTACCTTGAAAGGTTTGCGTGGCGGACATTCCGGTCTGGAAATAAATCAGGGACGTGGTAATGCCAATAAACTTTTGGCTCGCGTGGCACATGATGTGCTGATTGAATTTGATTCTCAGCTGGCAAGTTTCGAAGGTGGAAATATGCGTAATGCCATTCCTCGCGAAGCGTGTGCTGTATTGGTGTTCAATCCGGAAGATACGGAAGGGCTGGAAGAGTATATTAAAGAATATGAGGCGCAAATCAATGCGGAATATGCTCCAATTGAAAGTGGCATTACTTTGACGATAGAGCCGGTTGAACTTCCTGCAGCTATTGTACCAGCTGAAATTCAGGACAATATGATTAATGTGCTGATGGCTTGTCAGGATGGCGTGATGCGTATGATTCCTACAGTGCCTGATACCGTGGAAACTTCATCTAATCTGGCAATAGTTATCATTGGTGGTGGTAAAGCGGAAGTACGTATTCTGGCACGCAGTTCTTGCGATACGATGAAAGAATTCCTGGCAGACAGTTTGACGGCTTGTTTTGCCATGGCAGGTATGAAGGTAGAACTAAGTGGAGGATATTCCGGCTGGCAGCCTAATGTGGATTCTCCGATTTTACATGCTATGAAGCTGTCTTACAAGCAACAGTTTGGAGTAGAACCTGCTGTGAAAGTAATCCATGCAGGTTTGGAATGTGGTATTATTGGTGCTAATTGTCCGGGCTTGGATATGATTTCCTTCGGACCTACACTGCGTTCTCCGCATTCACCGGATGAACGTGCATTAATTCCTACAGTTTCTAAATTCTACGATTTTCTGGTAGCAACACTGGAACAGACACCTGAGAAATAG
- a CDS encoding tyrosine-type recombinase/integrase produces MKQKLLLEMLSSTILELRANGQWGTAHVYRSARNSFFAFNNKDIPFCKLNSNLLKRFEIYLRQRRCSWNTVSTYMKVLRAVYNRAVDNGYALYIPRLFRHVHTSVCADQRRSLDASDIGNLLCETEKVPINGTLPLDVQKTKILFALMFLLRGIPFVDLVYLRKADIQDNILRYRRRKTGRPLTVALTPEAMRLIRMVANTDQNSPYLFSFLSSPEGTETAYHEYQSALRAFNYKLSVLKRWMGSHAHLSTYTIRHTWATMAYHCEIHPGIISEAMGHSSIKVTETYLKPFQNQRIDQANQEVISFVKGHAAVC; encoded by the coding sequence ATGAAACAAAAATTATTATTGGAGATGCTATCCTCCACTATTCTGGAACTTCGTGCAAATGGCCAGTGGGGCACTGCACATGTATACCGGAGCGCGCGGAATTCTTTCTTTGCATTTAATAATAAGGATATACCGTTCTGCAAATTGAATTCGAACCTTTTGAAACGTTTCGAAATTTATTTGCGCCAGCGAAGATGTAGCTGGAATACGGTATCTACTTATATGAAGGTGCTCCGGGCGGTTTATAACCGGGCAGTAGATAATGGTTATGCCTTATACATACCAAGGCTTTTCAGACATGTGCATACAAGTGTGTGTGCTGATCAGAGGAGATCTTTGGATGCTTCTGATATTGGTAACTTACTTTGTGAAACGGAGAAAGTACCCATTAATGGCACTTTGCCTTTAGATGTACAAAAAACAAAGATACTATTCGCACTTATGTTTTTGCTGCGGGGAATTCCATTTGTTGATCTGGTGTATTTGCGTAAGGCGGATATTCAGGATAATATTCTGAGATACCGTCGGCGGAAAACCGGTCGACCATTGACGGTGGCGTTGACGCCTGAGGCTATGAGGTTGATTCGGATGGTGGCTAATACAGATCAGAATTCTCCTTACTTATTCTCTTTCTTATCCAGTCCTGAAGGCACTGAAACGGCCTATCATGAATATCAATCGGCATTGAGGGCTTTCAATTATAAATTGTCTGTATTGAAGAGATGGATGGGAAGTCATGCCCATCTAAGTACGTATACTATTCGTCATACGTGGGCAACAATGGCTTATCATTGTGAAATACATCCGGGTATCATATCAGAAGCAATGGGACATTCATCTATCAAGGTTACGGAAACTTATTTGAAGCCTTTTCAAAATCAAAGGATAGATCAAGCCAATCAAGAAGTTATCTCTTTTGTGAAAGGGCATGCTGCTGTCTGCTAA
- a CDS encoding PL29 family lyase N-terminal domain-containing protein has product MNKKFLSAILFGALMVGSAGTFTSCKDYDDDIDSLDQRVTAVEKLVSDLQAQIKDGAVITDVSSTATGVTVTLSNGKTFNLTNGTNGTNGTNGADGAPGSVVTIGDNGNWYIDGADTGKPARGEKGDKGDQGDKGDQGDKGDQGDKGDQGDKGDQGDKGDQGDPGVSAPTIYYYPGTEGAEAGYWVKVTITPDGTESKSVTSETCLPKGTVTAIWDTENGYLILNNVAGTDEPVKIKLVDTLRSLAFVPQVIDKGLGMGVIDFYSILVPDKTVAGKMNFVATNTPIVTYRLNPHNADVKNVEWSFINRVVTTRVAGDNTNLLSIVSKEAGDKGGWNFVVKANNNLASLAANQEAIVALQAYNKDNMSEIVSDYAVANIKDLKDFSIAKKHLLGTGVSYYTTIKSSAIVDYKLVYNKSVKLKDLVEAWETKEVMKSLVSLGFEPTYEFTKVSKMGSDGVTDQSKFVTLTDPKNEGVVAVDKEWLTNGGRAAIGKTPLFHAVAKVNGTEIASGYFMIEIVEKESVETTPLEVTIPLGDVEYSKLPVTEQIDWAEATTKIYEELGLSKAQFETLYQNWNWQYPITGVEVAGYSFGDATATAIAYINISNAVALSENTVTATLRYPSKDVYKNRDVLIHFTYKIVDNCKKPVLSDIYSPNGITTVKGKMVNNKWKLEANLRESFENYLSDYELAPKPNNHTRIYFRLEPTTPVQTGATISSGNYLTQAISLDGKLTGESKSYSVQMVADRANGSSEILSTFTVRFVTPFTVTIDPVTLQTLPAEPDTKDLSKLVTIKENGGESKVLYQNGAINAVNAGKYGLTSADFKFSYGVNAGSEFGGNLTINPTTGMITWDNEGSILHENLTAESVVKFTVESLVELTKKGQITVNKSK; this is encoded by the coding sequence ATGAACAAAAAATTTCTAAGTGCAATCCTGTTCGGGGCTTTAATGGTTGGCTCTGCGGGGACATTTACGTCTTGTAAAGACTACGATGACGACATTGACAGTTTAGATCAGCGAGTAACTGCTGTTGAGAAGCTTGTTAGTGATCTTCAAGCACAGATTAAGGATGGTGCTGTTATAACAGATGTATCATCTACTGCAACCGGAGTTACTGTAACTTTAAGTAACGGAAAGACATTTAATTTGACTAATGGTACTAATGGCACTAATGGTACTAATGGTGCAGATGGTGCACCTGGTTCTGTTGTGACAATCGGTGATAATGGTAATTGGTATATTGATGGTGCCGATACAGGAAAACCTGCTCGTGGTGAGAAGGGTGATAAAGGCGACCAAGGCGATAAGGGTGACCAGGGTGATAAAGGCGACCAAGGTGATAAGGGTGACCAAGGTGATAAGGGTGACCAAGGTGATAAAGGTGACCAAGGTGATCCGGGGGTATCAGCGCCTACTATCTACTATTATCCTGGAACTGAAGGTGCAGAGGCTGGCTATTGGGTAAAAGTAACTATTACTCCTGATGGTACAGAAAGTAAATCTGTCACTTCAGAAACATGTTTGCCAAAGGGGACGGTTACTGCTATATGGGATACAGAAAACGGCTATTTGATTCTTAATAATGTAGCTGGTACTGACGAGCCGGTTAAAATAAAGTTAGTTGATACCTTGCGTTCTCTAGCTTTTGTGCCACAAGTCATAGATAAAGGTTTAGGTATGGGCGTTATTGATTTTTATTCAATATTAGTTCCCGATAAAACAGTTGCTGGTAAAATGAATTTTGTTGCTACCAATACTCCGATTGTTACTTACCGCCTGAATCCTCATAATGCAGATGTGAAAAATGTAGAATGGTCTTTCATTAATCGTGTAGTAACGACTCGTGTTGCTGGTGATAATACTAATTTACTTTCTATTGTGAGCAAAGAAGCTGGTGATAAAGGTGGCTGGAATTTTGTGGTGAAGGCTAACAATAACTTGGCAAGCTTGGCCGCTAATCAAGAAGCTATTGTTGCTTTACAGGCATACAATAAGGATAATATGTCTGAAATTGTTTCAGACTATGCAGTAGCTAATATTAAGGATTTGAAAGATTTTAGTATTGCAAAGAAACATTTACTGGGAACAGGGGTTTCTTATTATACTACAATAAAGAGTTCTGCAATAGTAGACTATAAATTAGTATATAACAAATCTGTTAAATTGAAAGATTTGGTAGAAGCTTGGGAAACTAAAGAGGTGATGAAGAGTCTTGTAAGTCTTGGTTTTGAACCGACTTATGAATTTACCAAGGTTAGTAAGATGGGATCTGATGGAGTTACTGATCAATCGAAGTTTGTGACATTGACTGACCCCAAAAATGAAGGTGTTGTAGCCGTTGATAAGGAATGGTTGACTAATGGTGGTAGAGCTGCTATCGGCAAAACTCCATTGTTCCATGCCGTAGCTAAAGTGAATGGTACTGAAATTGCTTCTGGTTATTTTATGATTGAAATTGTTGAAAAAGAAAGTGTAGAGACTACGCCTTTAGAAGTAACTATACCTTTGGGTGATGTGGAGTATTCTAAACTTCCTGTAACAGAGCAGATTGATTGGGCAGAAGCTACAACTAAGATTTATGAAGAATTAGGACTATCTAAGGCTCAATTTGAAACACTCTATCAAAACTGGAACTGGCAATATCCTATAACTGGGGTTGAAGTTGCTGGTTATAGCTTTGGTGATGCAACAGCAACCGCAATAGCATATATCAATATTTCGAATGCTGTTGCTTTGAGTGAGAATACAGTTACGGCTACATTGCGTTATCCTTCAAAGGATGTATATAAGAATCGTGATGTCTTGATTCACTTTACATATAAGATTGTTGATAATTGCAAGAAGCCTGTATTGTCAGATATCTATTCTCCGAATGGTATTACAACTGTTAAGGGTAAGATGGTAAATAATAAATGGAAACTGGAAGCTAATTTGAGAGAGTCCTTTGAGAATTATCTGAGTGATTATGAACTGGCGCCGAAACCCAATAATCATACTCGCATATATTTCCGTCTTGAACCTACAACTCCTGTACAAACTGGTGCAACGATTTCTTCTGGCAATTATCTTACTCAAGCGATTTCTTTGGATGGAAAATTGACTGGTGAAAGTAAATCATACTCAGTTCAGATGGTTGCTGATCGTGCAAATGGTTCATCAGAGATTCTTTCAACCTTCACAGTACGTTTCGTAACTCCATTTACGGTAACGATTGATCCGGTTACATTGCAAACATTGCCTGCAGAACCTGATACCAAAGACCTCTCTAAGCTGGTTACTATTAAAGAAAATGGCGGAGAGAGCAAAGTACTCTATCAGAATGGTGCAATCAATGCTGTAAATGCAGGTAAATATGGTTTGACTAGTGCTGATTTTAAATTCTCTTACGGTGTGAATGCTGGTAGTGAATTTGGTGGTAACTTGACGATTAACCCTACTACAGGTATGATTACCTGGGATAATGAAGGTAGTATCTTGCATGAAAATCTGACAGCTGAATCTGTTGTGAAGTTTACAGTTGAAAGTCTTGTAGAGCTTACAAAGAAAGGTCAGATTACCGTAAATAAGAGTAAATAG